From a region of the Teredinibacter turnerae genome:
- a CDS encoding aspartate aminotransferase family protein: MNAVTTPEHDLETIDKMSLLHPASSVTDLRDNGPSIIKKGQGNFIFDTNNVRYLDAVAGLWCVNVGYGRQELADAMASSAQNLGYYHSFSNASNADQILLGQELLGVAPQNLSKVFFGSGGSDANDTLLKIAWHYHAIRGNSKKVKIIARDQAYHGTSISTASLTGLPSFHKDYPLPLDFVLRTGCPHYYRFARDGETETEFCDRLVSEVARLIEQEGADNIAAFIAEPIQAAGGIIVPPKGYFEKLQPLLKANNILLIADEVVCGMGRLGHWFASPEFGMQPDMIALAKGLTSGYFPLSAAMLSDDVYQVLLEGSAKHGAFYHGYTYSGHPVGAAVARANLALIHQENLLAKTRENGEYLHEKLRSEVLPHPLVGEIRGRGLLAGIQLVTNKQTRELPAPAQKWPQILAAAIRAEGVIVRPLPSVATLAMSPPLTITREEIDIVIAAILKALAEFK, translated from the coding sequence GTGAACGCTGTGACAACACCAGAACACGATCTGGAAACCATCGATAAAATGAGTCTTTTACACCCGGCGTCTTCGGTCACCGATCTGCGCGATAATGGGCCGAGCATTATAAAAAAAGGGCAGGGTAATTTTATTTTTGATACTAATAATGTGCGGTATCTGGACGCTGTTGCCGGCTTATGGTGCGTTAACGTGGGATATGGGCGACAGGAACTTGCTGATGCGATGGCGAGTAGCGCACAAAATTTAGGCTACTATCACAGTTTTAGTAATGCCAGTAATGCGGATCAAATCCTGTTGGGGCAGGAGCTGTTGGGAGTGGCTCCGCAGAATCTATCGAAAGTATTTTTTGGTTCAGGAGGAAGCGACGCGAACGACACCCTGCTAAAAATTGCATGGCACTATCACGCAATTCGCGGCAATTCGAAAAAAGTTAAAATTATCGCGCGAGATCAAGCGTATCACGGTACATCAATTAGTACCGCCAGCTTGACCGGGCTGCCGAGTTTTCATAAAGATTATCCGCTACCTTTGGACTTCGTACTTCGCACGGGCTGCCCTCACTATTACCGCTTTGCGCGAGACGGAGAAACCGAAACTGAGTTTTGTGACCGGTTAGTCAGTGAGGTTGCACGCTTAATCGAACAGGAGGGCGCGGATAATATTGCAGCGTTTATTGCCGAGCCTATCCAGGCTGCAGGCGGAATTATTGTTCCTCCAAAAGGGTATTTCGAAAAATTACAACCCTTGCTTAAAGCCAACAATATTCTTTTGATCGCAGACGAGGTGGTGTGCGGCATGGGGCGCCTGGGGCACTGGTTCGCGTCCCCTGAGTTTGGTATGCAACCGGATATGATTGCACTGGCGAAAGGGCTTACCAGTGGTTATTTCCCGCTTTCTGCTGCAATGCTAAGCGATGATGTATACCAGGTTCTGCTCGAAGGTTCCGCAAAACACGGTGCGTTTTATCACGGCTACACCTATAGCGGCCATCCCGTCGGTGCTGCGGTGGCGCGCGCCAATCTGGCATTAATTCATCAGGAAAACCTGCTGGCAAAAACACGGGAAAATGGTGAATACCTCCATGAGAAGCTCCGGAGTGAGGTATTGCCGCATCCGCTTGTTGGCGAAATACGCGGGCGAGGGTTGCTGGCAGGCATTCAACTGGTGACCAATAAGCAGACTCGAGAATTACCCGCACCTGCGCAGAAATGGCCGCAGATACTGGCCGCGGCCATTCGTGCGGAGGGTGTCATTGTTCGGCCGTTACCCAGTGTTGCCACCCTGGCGATGTCGCCGCCTCTCACTATTACCCGGGAAGAAATCGATATAGTGATTGCTGCTATTCTCAAGGCCCTGGCAGAGTTTAAATAG